Below is a window of Hydrogenimonas sp. DNA.
TGATCCAGCCGCCGCCCAGGAGGCGGTTGCCGCTGTAAAAGACCGCCGCCTGTCCGGCCGCCACACCGAAAACCGGCTCTTCCAGCTCTATAACCGCACCCCCCTCTTCATCAACCTCAACCCGGCAAGCGACTCTTTTTGTACGGTAACGGACCTTCACATCACATCTGAAGCTCTTCTCTTCATCCATCAGGTTTACACGTTCCAGCTCTATGCGGCGAACCTCCAGTTCATCGTGACGGCATACGACGATCTGGTTGGTTTCGGGTATGATCTCCTTCACATAATGCGGCTCATGCGCTCCCCGCACGAAAAATCCTCTTCGTTTGCCGATCGTATAGTGCATATACCCTTTGTGGTGGCCTATAACATTACCCTTCGTATCGAGAACCTCGCCCGGCATCTCAACCTCTGTATGCTCTTTCAATATATCTATGTAGGTGGTCTCTACAAAACAGATTTCGCTCGACTCCTTCTGTGTCGCAAAATCTTTCAAAGCCTCGATCTTCGAGGCATACGCCTTTACATCCTCTTTTCTCCACTCGCCGAGCGGAAAGATCAGGTGCGGAATTATGCTCTTGTCTATATCGAAGAGAAAGTAGCTCTGGTCCTTGGTTTCGTCGGAAGCTTCGATAATATACCTGCCGTCGTGGCGTACATAGTGGCCGGTCGCAAGAAGGTCGGCACCCACTTTTTTCGCATGCTCCATCATCTTCCCGAATTTGATCAGGCGGTTGCAGTTTGCGCACGGATTGGGTGTCAACCCCTGCTTATACCCCTCGATGAAAGGCCTGTAGACCGCTTCGTCGAAATCGCGTGAAAGATCCAGCATCTCTGCTTTGATACCGAGGTACTCTGCCACATGCAGAACTTTCGCGAAGTTGGCCTCATGGTATCCCGGTTTGTCGTGAAGCTTCATATAGACGCCTTCCACTTCGTATCCGGCATCCTGAAGAAGTTTGGCGGTTACAGTAGAGTCTACCCCTCCGCTCATACCGACCAAAACTTTTTTACCCAAACTCTCTCCTCCTGTTTCTCTCAATACCAGTAAAACGCCCCATCGTAAGACTTTTACACAGGTTCAAATAAAGCAGAGCCAAACCGGTCCGCAACGCCACTGCAGGTCCACTTTCATCTATAATCTGAGCGAATAATAGTACCCTACCGCTTCAAAAAGGCTTAAGGTTTGATCTTAACCGAATGTTGCGGGAGCGGTGCGCATCACCCTTTAAGTTTCTCCAGCCGTTCGCGCTTCGTTCCGATATGGGTAATCTGGACACCGAAGTTTCCGTCTACTATAACAACTTCTCCGTAGGCCACCACCTTGTCATCGACAAGAATTTCAAGCGGATCGTTCGCCAGCTGGTCAAGCTCTATTACTGAACCTATATCCATCGAAAGAACATCTTTCAAAAGCATCTTCTTGCTTCC
It encodes the following:
- a CDS encoding tRNA-specific 2-thiouridylase MnmA, translating into MGKKVLVGMSGGVDSTVTAKLLQDAGYEVEGVYMKLHDKPGYHEANFAKVLHVAEYLGIKAEMLDLSRDFDEAVYRPFIEGYKQGLTPNPCANCNRLIKFGKMMEHAKKVGADLLATGHYVRHDGRYIIEASDETKDQSYFLFDIDKSIIPHLIFPLGEWRKEDVKAYASKIEALKDFATQKESSEICFVETTYIDILKEHTEVEMPGEVLDTKGNVIGHHKGYMHYTIGKRRGFFVRGAHEPHYVKEIIPETNQIVVCRHDELEVRRIELERVNLMDEEKSFRCDVKVRYRTKRVACRVEVDEEGGAVIELEEPVFGVAAGQAAVFYSGNRLLGGGWIRG